A genome region from Haloactinospora alba includes the following:
- a CDS encoding NAD-dependent succinate-semialdehyde dehydrogenase — protein MITAGDETRVVERVAKQLFVGGQWRDAASRATFAVEDPSTTETLCEIADAATGDAFAALDVAARTQGEWASTAPRERAEILRRAYELLMERRDDLALLMTLEMGKPVPDAKGEVAYAADFLRWFSEEAVRIEGGFSLAPSGQARFLIMRQPVGPAMLITPWNFPMAMGTRKIGPAIAAGCTMVLKPAQQTPLSALALAGILREAGLPDGVLSVLPTSDAGGVTEPLLRDGRIRKVSFTGSTGVGRALLEQSAPQVLRTSMELGGNAPFLVFDDADLDAAVEGAVQAKMRNIGEACTAANRFYVQSGVAAEFARRLGERMGEMVVARGTEEASQVGPLIDADARRKVQHLVDDAVQRGARVLVGGNPSGGPGYFYQPTVLTDVPQESELSSTEIFGPVAPIIPFGAESEALAASNDTEYGLVSYVYTTDLSRAFRVCEALETGMVGLNQGVVSNPAAPFGGVKHSGIGREGGRVGIDEYLETKYVGIGGV, from the coding sequence ATGATCACGGCTGGTGACGAGACGCGGGTTGTCGAGCGGGTCGCCAAACAACTGTTCGTCGGTGGGCAGTGGCGCGACGCCGCCTCCCGGGCGACGTTCGCCGTGGAGGACCCCTCCACCACGGAGACGCTGTGCGAGATCGCCGACGCCGCCACCGGGGACGCGTTCGCCGCGTTGGACGTAGCGGCGCGGACCCAGGGGGAGTGGGCGTCCACGGCGCCGCGCGAGCGCGCCGAGATCCTGCGGCGCGCCTACGAGCTGCTCATGGAGCGCCGGGACGACCTCGCGCTTTTGATGACCCTGGAGATGGGCAAACCGGTGCCGGACGCGAAGGGGGAGGTCGCCTACGCGGCGGATTTCCTGCGCTGGTTCTCCGAGGAGGCGGTGCGGATCGAGGGCGGGTTCTCCCTCGCCCCCTCGGGCCAGGCGCGGTTTCTGATCATGCGCCAACCGGTGGGCCCGGCCATGCTCATCACCCCGTGGAACTTCCCGATGGCGATGGGCACGCGCAAGATCGGCCCCGCGATCGCGGCGGGCTGCACGATGGTCCTGAAACCGGCCCAGCAGACGCCGCTGTCGGCACTCGCGCTGGCCGGGATCCTGCGCGAGGCCGGGCTGCCGGACGGGGTGCTGAGCGTGCTGCCGACCTCGGACGCGGGCGGGGTGACCGAACCATTGTTGCGGGACGGGCGTATCCGCAAGGTGTCGTTCACCGGCTCGACCGGTGTGGGCCGCGCACTGCTGGAGCAGAGCGCCCCGCAGGTGCTGCGGACCTCGATGGAGCTGGGCGGCAACGCCCCCTTCCTGGTGTTCGACGACGCGGACCTGGACGCGGCGGTCGAGGGCGCGGTGCAGGCCAAGATGCGCAACATCGGGGAGGCGTGCACGGCGGCCAACCGGTTCTACGTGCAGTCGGGCGTCGCCGCGGAGTTCGCCCGCCGGCTGGGCGAGCGCATGGGGGAGATGGTCGTGGCGCGCGGCACGGAGGAAGCCTCCCAGGTGGGGCCGCTGATCGACGCCGACGCGCGCCGGAAGGTCCAGCACCTGGTGGACGACGCGGTGCAGCGGGGAGCCCGGGTGCTGGTCGGCGGCAACCCCAGCGGGGGGCCGGGATACTTCTACCAGCCGACGGTGCTCACCGACGTCCCCCAGGAGAGCGAGCTGTCCAGCACGGAGATCTTCGGGCCGGTGGCGCCGATCATCCCGTTCGGCGCGGAGAGCGAGGCGCTGGCCGCCTCCAACGACACCGAGTACGGGCTGGTGAGCTACGTGTACACCACCGACCTCAGCCGCGCGTTCCGGGTGTGCGAGGCGTTGGAGACCGGCATGGTCGGGTTGAACCAGGGGGTGGTGTCCAACCCGGCGGCCCCCTTCGGCGGGGTGAAGCACTCCGGGATCGGCCGCGAGGGCGGCCGGGTCGGTATCGACGAGTACCTCGAGACGAAATACGTGGGAATCGGCGGGGTGTGA